In Bifidobacterium sp. ESL0775, the following are encoded in one genomic region:
- a CDS encoding DUF2568 domain-containing protein: MNILSAIVAAIRFLLEIATVIGLVAGGGFLSKNGGVKFLWIVIGVIVIIVWARYGAPSSAHVLPKYGKFCLELVVYTIGSIGFLRIFGISIGLTYIFIAIIDLILMYALSLE; the protein is encoded by the coding sequence ATGAATATTCTTTCGGCGATTGTAGCCGCGATACGCTTCCTTCTGGAGATAGCCACGGTCATCGGTCTGGTAGCGGGAGGTGGGTTCCTCTCCAAAAATGGTGGAGTCAAGTTCTTGTGGATCGTCATCGGGGTCATCGTAATCATCGTGTGGGCAAGATACGGCGCACCCAGCTCCGCACATGTACTGCCGAAATATGGAAAATTCTGCCTAGAACTTGTCGTTTACACCATCGGTTCAATCGGATTCCTCCGGATCTTCGGCATCTCCATCGGCCTCACCTACATCTTCATCGCAATCATCGACCTCATCCTCATGTACGCCCTTAGCCTCGAATAG